GACCTTGAACATCTCGACGCCGATGGACATGTAGTCGGTGACGCCGGCGATCTTGGCCAGGGAGTCGACCGCCTTCTTGTCGGCGTCGGTGCAGGTCGGGGACTTGAACATGACGGTGTCGGAGAGGATGGCGCAGAGCATGGCGCCGGCGATGGCCTTGGGCACCTCGACCTTGAAGAAGTCGTACATGCCCTTGATGACGGTGCAGGAGCAGCCCACCGGCCACACCCACATCTCGAGCGGGTTGGTGGTGGTCACGTCGCCCAGCTTGTGGTGGTCGACGATGGCCACGATCTCGCCCTTGTCGAGATTGGCGAGGCTCTGGGCCAGGTCGGAGTGGTCGACCAGGATGATCTGCTGACCGGTCGCGTCGGTCACCACCTCGGGGGCGGCCAGGCCGAACTTGTCGAGGACGAACTTGGACTCGGGGTTGACCGCGCCCTGGGCCACGGGCTTGGTGTCCTTCCCGTAGACCTTCTTGTACAGGTCGGCGATGGCGATGGACGACACGATGGTGTCGGTATCCGGGTTCTTGTGACCAACAGCAATAATGGCCATGATCTCCTCCTCAAATGACTTTTGTGTCTTGTTCCCGAAGGGGAATGTGACATTTATCACAATACCCTCGGGCTGCCAAGACCCTTCGAGGCATTTTTTCCAACCCCTCAGAGTACGAACTGTCCGGCTTCGTAAATGATCCGATGCCCGCCTCCTGGCAGCCTCGCCGTGACCACCTTGTTCTCCGTGTTCACAAGGTCCCAGTGCAGGGCCGAGACATTGTACCCGAGCCGCTTCTTGAGGTCGTCGTTCAGGATCGCCGGGTCGCCGTCGAAGGTGTCAGAATAGGACATGCCGAGCGCGATGTGGCAGTTGCCGTGCTCGCCGCCGAAATTCTCGTCGTAGAGCGTATGGGCCATGAAGCGGTCGATGCGCGAAAAGCGTTTGTCCGTGAGCGAGAACTCGCCCACTCGCCGCGCTCCCTGGTCCATGGAGACCTGCCGCAGGGCGAAGCCCTCCCCGCTCTCGGCCGAAAGGCTCTCGACCGCGCCCTCCTTGAAGACCAGCCGCACGCCCTGCACGGTGTTGCCGCTGCGGAACGACGGCTGGTCCGCATAGAAGACGCCGCGCGTGCCGCGGTTGTCCGGCGAGGTGTAGATCTCGAAGCTCGGCACGTTGTGACCGGTGAGCCCGAGCCAGCGGCGATGCTCGCCCATGGCCACCGTAAGGTCGATGTTCTCCGATTCCAGGCGCAGGGAGACGATGCGCATTCCCGTGAGCCAGGTCTTGATCTCCTGCGCCTGCTCCCAGATGCTCTTCCACTTGGCCACGGCATCGCTCGAGGTGAGCATGCAGGCGCGCGCGATGCGCCCGGCGTACTCCTCCGCGCTCTGCCCGGAATGGCCTGCCAGGGCCTTGGTCGGATAGAGCGCCAGGGTCCAGCCGAAGCGGCCGAGTTCCTCCTGGCGGTCGAGGATGTCGCGCAGGGGCCGGAGCGCCAGCTGCCGCGCCGCGATGTCCTCGGGATTCACGTGGCAGAGGTGGGTCAGGGAGTCCGGGGCCAGAAGATAGATGCCGCCGGCAAGCCCCCGCATCAGCTCCTCCTCCCCCGGGGGGACGAAGCGCAGCTGGTTGAAGCGGCCCAGGCCGTAGAGCGACGTCTCCATGGTCGGCGTCATGTTCATGCGCAGGACGGGATTGCAGTTGGCCTCCAGGAGCTGGGCGAAAACCGTCTCAGCCAGCGGCAGGGCCGCATGGTCGAAACGGACGAGCACCGGCGCGCCCGCGGCCAGGGGCTCCTTGCGCGAGGTGCGAAGCGCCCACAGGAGCACCTCGGCGTAACGGTCGAGCTGGGTCTGGTCGAACACGGATCCTCCATCGGGTTCCACAGTTTTCCGCCTCACTTCCTGCGGCGGAATCCGAACAATTGGCCTCGCACCACGGCGGCGTCGCCGAAGCGCTCGTTCAGCGCGTCCAGGGTCTGGTCCAGGCGGTCCGTCCGAGCCCGGGGCGCCTCGCCCAGCAGGTCGAGCTGGCGTTCCCCGCGCGAAAACCCGGAGACGCTGACGCCGATGAGCCTGAGCGGCTGGGGCAGCGGCAGGGCCGCGAACAGCTCCTCGGCCGCGCGGTAGATCTCCTCCGTGGTCTGCACGGGTCGCGGCAGCGTGCGGCTGCGCGTGACGGTCTTGAAATCGCGGTACTTGGCCTTCAGGGTCACGGTGCGGCCGTGCCAGCCGTACTTGCGCAGGTCGCGCCCCACGCGCTCGGACTGGTGCAGAAGCCAGCGCCTGAGCTCCTCGCGGTCGTCAGTGTCCTTCTCGAAGGTGTTCTCCGCACCGGACGACTTGGGGTCGGAGTGCGGCACGACGTTCGTGCTCCCGAGCCCCTGGGCGCGGGCGTAGAGGAAATCAGCGGTCTTCTCGCCCATGCGCTCCACCCAGAAGGAGTGGGAGAAGCGCAGCACGTCGGCGATGACGCGCACGTTGAGCGACTGCAATTCCTCGGCCAGGCGTCTGCCCACGCCGGGGATCTTGTACGGCACCAAGGCTTTGAGGAAGGCCGGAACGTCCGCGGGCAGCAGGATGTAGATGCCGTCGGGCTTGTTCAGGTCCGAGCAGATCTTGGCCAGGAACTTGTTGGGCGCTATGCCCACGGAACAGGTGAGCCCCGTCGCCTCGACGATGGCCGCCTTCATCAGCCGAGCCAGCTCCAGGGGGCTCTCGTAGAGCAGCCCCATGCCCGAGATGTCCACGTAGGCCTCGTCCACCGAGGTCTGCTGCACGAGCGGCGAGAAGCCGTGCACCACGGCCATGACCTGGCGCGAGACCTCGCCGTAACGCCTGTGGCGACCGGGCAGGAAGATGCCGTGCGGGCAGAGCTTGCGAGCCTGGGCCACGGGAATGGCCGAGCGCACGCCGTACTTCCGGGCCTCGTAGGAGGCCGCCGAGACCACTCCCCGGTCGGAGGCGCCGATGATCACCGGCTTGCCCTTGAGCTCCGGGTTGTCCGCCTCCTCCACCGAGGCAAAAAATGCGTCCATGTCGAGATGGAGTATGATGGGCTCTTGGTCCACGGTTTCCCGTTCCCGCTCTGATCGAAGTGTCTGCGAATCTACCGTATGCGCCGACGAAACGCCACATCCGCGTAATCCGCGGGCGACATGGCAGGCGTAGCACCCGGGCCCAGGGAGGAGGAAAACATGACCATCACCTTTCTGCGCGAGGCCCGCGAGGCAGAGCGCATAGCCGTCAAGTGTCCGGGCTGCAGCGGCCCGATCCTGGTCAAGTACGCCGAGCGCACGCGCAGCCGGGAGATATGCCCGACCTGCGCCCAGCGCATCCTGGTACAGATATACACCAGGGGCATGATCGTGCTCGACTGAACCGGGAGCGCCCGCGGCCCGGACGCAAAAAAGGCCCCGGGCGGATGCCCGGAGCCCTTCTGGTATCGTCTTTCAGCGACGAGGCGCCGTCCGCGCTACTGCGCGGCCTGGGGCTCGGCAGGCTGGGCGGCAGCGGGCTCGGGCGCGGGCTGCACGGAAGCCGGAGCGGCCTCGGGCGCGACAGCGGCAGCTCCCTGGTTCTGCACGGCCATGATGGTCTGCAGCGCCTCCTCGAGCTTGGCGGCGTCCGCGGGCGAGACCTTGCCGCGCAGGTAGTCGAGCTTGGAGGTGATGTCGTGCAGCTGGTCCACGACCATGGAGCGCTGCATCTTGGCGGGCAGCTCGGCCACCGTGGTCTTCAGCTGGCTCACGTCGGTGTTCACGGTCTTCATGTCGGCCGAGAGGCCCTTGATGTTCTGGTTGAGGCCGAAGAAGAAGACCGCAAGCAGCAGGATGGAGAGGATGGAGATGAAGATGGCGACCTTGCCCAGGTCGCGGCTGGTCTTGTCCGTGGCCTCGACGGGGATGGAGCCGTCCTCCGAGCCCTTGCGGTAGTCGTTCATGGAAGAGATCTTCTCGGAGCCGGTCATTGCTGTCCTCCCGTGGTGCCGAATGTTCTGGTTCGAGGCCGTGGTACGAAGGCCCTGCGCGGGCCTGTGCATGCGGGCAGGGCACGTGGGGCTTTGCCGCCCTGTGCCGTCCTTTCTCCCTAAACCATCGGGAGCGGGCTTTCAACAGCCGCGCGGCTCCCTGCTCTCTTCGCTGAGATGAAAAAGCCCGGCGGGGCCGGGCTCTGTCGTCTTGTGCCGGTCCTGCGGCTACCCGAAGCTGCGGGCGAAGAGCACGGCAATGGCCGTGCGGCCGTTTTCCTCGAGAAAGCGCGTGCCTGTGCCGGTGAAATGATGGTGGGAGATGACGGGGTCGCCCGCCGGGTCCCAGCGCTCCTTGTTCCAGAAGAACCAGCCGTCCTTGACCTGGTCGAAGACATAGAGCGGCTTGTTGCAGAGCTTGGCGAACTCGGCGCCCCAGCCGGTTCCGCCGGTGACCGTGTCGTCCTCGAGGATGTTGCCCACCACGAAGACCTCATGGCCGCTGGAAACCTGCCAGCAGATGCTCTGCAGAACCTTTCGGAAGAGCGGAGCCTGCGAATAGT
Above is a genomic segment from Desulfovibrio sp. X2 containing:
- a CDS encoding manganese-dependent inorganic pyrophosphatase, whose translation is MAIIAVGHKNPDTDTIVSSIAIADLYKKVYGKDTKPVAQGAVNPESKFVLDKFGLAAPEVVTDATGQQIILVDHSDLAQSLANLDKGEIVAIVDHHKLGDVTTTNPLEMWVWPVGCSCTVIKGMYDFFKVEVPKAIAGAMLCAILSDTVMFKSPTCTDADKKAVDSLAKIAGVTDYMSIGVEMFKVKSAVDGTPMKDLLNRDYKDFDMAGKKVGIGQLEVVDLSILTPYKEGLYAEMEKAKAAGGNHSIFLLLTDIMKEGSEMLCLTDDPAVVEKAFGKKIDGKSVWLDGVLSRKKQVVPPFEKAFKG
- the dinB gene encoding DNA polymerase IV, coding for MDQEPIILHLDMDAFFASVEEADNPELKGKPVIIGASDRGVVSAASYEARKYGVRSAIPVAQARKLCPHGIFLPGRHRRYGEVSRQVMAVVHGFSPLVQQTSVDEAYVDISGMGLLYESPLELARLMKAAIVEATGLTCSVGIAPNKFLAKICSDLNKPDGIYILLPADVPAFLKALVPYKIPGVGRRLAEELQSLNVRVIADVLRFSHSFWVERMGEKTADFLYARAQGLGSTNVVPHSDPKSSGAENTFEKDTDDREELRRWLLHQSERVGRDLRKYGWHGRTVTLKAKYRDFKTVTRSRTLPRPVQTTEEIYRAAEELFAALPLPQPLRLIGVSVSGFSRGERQLDLLGEAPRARTDRLDQTLDALNERFGDAAVVRGQLFGFRRRK
- a CDS encoding aminopeptidase, whose protein sequence is MFDQTQLDRYAEVLLWALRTSRKEPLAAGAPVLVRFDHAALPLAETVFAQLLEANCNPVLRMNMTPTMETSLYGLGRFNQLRFVPPGEEELMRGLAGGIYLLAPDSLTHLCHVNPEDIAARQLALRPLRDILDRQEELGRFGWTLALYPTKALAGHSGQSAEEYAGRIARACMLTSSDAVAKWKSIWEQAQEIKTWLTGMRIVSLRLESENIDLTVAMGEHRRWLGLTGHNVPSFEIYTSPDNRGTRGVFYADQPSFRSGNTVQGVRLVFKEGAVESLSAESGEGFALRQVSMDQGARRVGEFSLTDKRFSRIDRFMAHTLYDENFGGEHGNCHIALGMSYSDTFDGDPAILNDDLKKRLGYNVSALHWDLVNTENKVVTARLPGGGHRIIYEAGQFVL